The window GGGTGTTTCCTTCTCTCGCCCAGGTTAATGGCAATGTCCACCGCAATTTTTGCATTCTCCGCCGCACTGAATGGATTTCCCGCTCTTTTTGTCACGGATCATGCTTTTTACTGCCAATGCCACCGCTCCGGCAACAACAACTAAAACAACCAGTGTTCCCATAAAGTACCTCCTTATATTTTGAGCCTGCAGGTAAGTTGCAGGCTCCCAGCTGTGGCCGGAGCTTATTTCGCTCCTGCCACACTGCTTAAATGAATGTTTGATGTGTTCTCTTCCTTTGACGGTCTTACC of the Lacrimispora indolis DSM 755 genome contains:
- a CDS encoding FeoB-associated Cys-rich membrane protein, translated to MGTLVVLVVVAGAVALAVKSMIRDKKSGKSIQCGGECKNCGGHCH